A genome region from Methylohalobius crimeensis 10Ki includes the following:
- a CDS encoding acyl-CoA dehydrogenase family protein yields the protein MTHSRRFKMTASPAKSMARLRLWGEEGLFRHAVPKQWNGHGDRFADLLAAHQQVGYACRDPGLILAVNAHLWGALFPLLRFGTEAQKRTWLPDLVAGTQIGGHAITEAEAGSDPAAMTTRAVSDGEGYRIDGEKRYITNVPGADILIVYARLDAGLSAFVVQRNDPGVAYAAAHSVDACRSAGMGEVILNRCRIPADRLLGKPGTGLRLIQSALEGERAFIFAGIAGAMAWQLEQVIAFSREHRSGDGHLGRHQAISHRIADMATRLDTVRLWLKECARLADEGKRITLTSAQIKLVASEAFLASSLDAVHILGARGLEEATGLSEWINDAAAGRLFSGSSEIQKNLIAALLGTGEGFRWKA from the coding sequence ATGACGCATTCACGACGTTTCAAGATGACCGCAAGCCCCGCAAAATCCATGGCCCGACTGCGCCTATGGGGCGAGGAAGGGCTATTCCGTCACGCCGTGCCGAAACAATGGAACGGCCACGGCGACCGCTTCGCCGATCTCCTCGCCGCCCATCAACAAGTGGGCTATGCCTGCCGCGATCCCGGCTTGATCCTGGCGGTCAACGCCCACTTGTGGGGGGCATTATTTCCCCTCTTGCGATTCGGCACGGAGGCCCAAAAGCGGACCTGGCTGCCCGACCTGGTCGCCGGCACCCAAATCGGCGGCCATGCGATCACCGAAGCCGAAGCCGGCTCCGACCCGGCGGCTATGACCACTCGCGCCGTCTCCGACGGCGAGGGGTATCGCATCGACGGCGAAAAGCGCTATATCACCAACGTTCCCGGGGCCGATATACTGATCGTCTACGCCCGTCTGGACGCGGGCTTATCGGCTTTCGTAGTGCAACGAAACGATCCGGGCGTGGCGTACGCCGCGGCCCATTCGGTCGACGCCTGCCGTAGCGCCGGCATGGGAGAAGTGATCTTGAACCGCTGCCGGATTCCCGCCGATCGACTGCTGGGCAAACCCGGTACGGGGCTGCGGCTGATTCAAAGCGCCCTGGAAGGGGAAAGGGCCTTCATTTTCGCCGGCATCGCCGGGGCCATGGCCTGGCAGTTGGAGCAAGTCATCGCCTTCAGCCGCGAGCACCGCAGCGGGGACGGTCATCTGGGGCGGCATCAGGCCATCTCCCATCGCATCGCCGACATGGCCACTCGCTTGGACACGGTGCGCTTGTGGCTCAAGGAATGCGCGCGCCTGGCGGATGAGGGCAAACGGATCACCTTGACCTCGGCCCAAATTAAACTGGTGGCCTCGGAAGCCTTCCTGGCATCCAGCCTGGACGCGGTTCACATCCTGGGAGCACGAGGACTGGAAGAAGCGACGGGGCTTTCGGAGTGGATCAACGACGCGGCGGCAGGACGGCTGTTTTCCGGGTCTTCCGAGATTCAGAAAAATCTGATCGCCGCCCTGCTCGGAACAGGAGAAGGTTTTCGCTGGAAGGCCTAA
- a CDS encoding phosphoribosyltransferase, whose translation MFFTNREEAGRLLAARLEKFRDRNPVILALPRGGLPVGYEIATTLDAPLDIILVRKIGAPGSPELAAGAVVDGDHPELILNQEVISILNIPDDFLEDRKKQQLIEIERRRELYLAGRPPISVEDRTAIVVDDGVATGSTVRAAVHALKRRKPKQVVIAVPVAPPETARQLAQEADEVICLDTPDPFYAIGVFYQDFAQLTDEDVIHILKMAEEKQQG comes from the coding sequence ATGTTTTTCACCAATCGAGAGGAAGCCGGGCGGTTGCTGGCGGCAAGGCTGGAAAAGTTCCGGGATCGAAACCCGGTCATTCTGGCCCTTCCGCGTGGGGGACTGCCGGTCGGTTATGAAATCGCCACCACGCTAGACGCGCCCCTGGATATCATCTTGGTGCGCAAGATTGGCGCGCCGGGATCGCCCGAGCTGGCGGCGGGAGCGGTCGTGGACGGCGATCACCCGGAGCTGATTCTGAATCAGGAGGTCATCTCCATTCTTAACATTCCGGACGATTTTCTGGAAGATCGAAAAAAACAACAGCTCATCGAAATTGAACGCCGCCGCGAACTTTACCTTGCCGGCCGCCCACCCATCTCGGTAGAAGACCGCACCGCCATCGTCGTGGACGACGGCGTCGCCACCGGCTCGACGGTCCGAGCCGCCGTCCACGCCCTGAAACGCAGAAAGCCGAAACAGGTGGTGATCGCGGTCCCGGTCGCCCCTCCCGAAACGGCGCGACAACTGGCCCAAGAAGCCGACGAAGTGATTTGCCTGGATACGCCGGATCCGTTTTACGCCATCGGGGTTTTCTACCAGGACTTCGCCCAACTGACCGACGAAGATGTCATCCATATCCTCAAAATGGCGGAGGAAAAGCAACAAGGATAG
- a CDS encoding calcium-binding protein → MQPQDPALSGGGIDQSLQFGDVLLGGFFDDLLIGGLGTDILVGGFGNDVLIGGTEHFNPANRDRAFGGPGEDVFVWAPGDGSDLFQGGHGQDAVVFGLVGEVEDGQTVFGVVNDQQAGEVFLDPHTRRPLVDVSNSPGFCEIVDRNSSPEAHQALDELGLDHLVRFSIRGVRDAFEAGAQDEDNGVRVTLHLKDVEVLVCTSREGGQIEVLDLTVSPAQPIDFDQLKPALRHSLEAMVF, encoded by the coding sequence GTGCAACCGCAAGACCCTGCGCTTTCCGGAGGCGGCATCGATCAAAGCCTGCAGTTCGGCGATGTGTTGCTGGGCGGCTTCTTCGACGATCTTCTGATCGGTGGATTGGGTACCGATATTCTGGTCGGCGGTTTCGGCAACGATGTGCTGATCGGCGGCACCGAACATTTCAATCCCGCCAACCGTGACCGAGCATTTGGCGGGCCGGGCGAAGACGTGTTTGTTTGGGCCCCGGGAGACGGTTCGGATCTGTTTCAAGGCGGACACGGTCAGGACGCTGTCGTGTTTGGGCTGGTCGGCGAAGTGGAAGACGGACAAACGGTATTCGGGGTAGTGAATGACCAACAAGCCGGCGAAGTGTTTCTTGATCCGCATACCCGCCGCCCTCTAGTCGACGTTTCCAATTCACCGGGATTCTGCGAAATCGTCGACCGCAATAGCAGTCCCGAAGCCCATCAGGCCCTGGACGAATTGGGGCTTGATCATTTGGTGCGTTTTTCCATCCGAGGCGTTCGCGATGCCTTCGAAGCCGGTGCACAGGATGAAGACAACGGGGTACGAGTCACTCTGCACTTGAAGGATGTGGAGGTGCTGGTCTGCACGAGCAGGGAGGGCGGGCAGATCGAGGTGCTGGATCTAACCGTGAGTCCGGCGCAACCGATCGACTTCGATCAGCTCAAGCCGGCATTGAGGCATTCCTTGGAAGCGATGGTCTTCTGA
- a CDS encoding MBL fold metallo-hydrolase, protein MSLQIIGAESMGVRGLCCLVTLPHRRILIDPGVSLGYVRSGLLPHPVQIAAGREVRERILRALEKATDVVFSHFHGDHVPLMDANPYQLSIRSLPDRFFQLPCWSKSEEDLSPDLRKRFHDLADLLGDNLRMAEGRSEGPLSFSRAVPHGAAGSRMGTVMMTRIEMDGGVFVHASDIQLLDEATVNKVIDWRPDIVLAAGPPLYLKRLAKAEREGAWENAVRLARSIDVVILDHHIMRSREGLVWLDTLSETVGRKVYCAADFMGKPRRLLEAERSRLYREIPVPDGWHEGYAQGRLDLSDFLDVLKDRGMGF, encoded by the coding sequence ATGAGCTTGCAGATCATCGGTGCGGAATCCATGGGGGTACGCGGCCTTTGCTGCCTGGTGACGTTGCCGCATCGGCGCATTCTCATCGATCCGGGAGTATCGCTGGGATACGTTCGCAGCGGCTTGCTCCCGCATCCGGTGCAGATCGCGGCAGGGCGGGAAGTTCGCGAGCGTATTCTGCGGGCTCTGGAGAAGGCGACCGATGTGGTGTTCAGCCATTTTCACGGCGATCACGTGCCGCTGATGGATGCCAATCCCTATCAATTGTCCATCCGATCGTTGCCGGACCGCTTTTTTCAACTGCCATGTTGGAGCAAGTCCGAGGAAGACTTATCTCCCGATCTGAGAAAGCGTTTTCACGATCTGGCAGATCTGCTCGGCGATAATCTTCGGATGGCGGAAGGGCGGTCGGAAGGTCCCTTGTCTTTCTCCCGAGCGGTTCCCCACGGGGCCGCCGGTAGCCGAATGGGAACCGTGATGATGACCCGGATCGAAATGGACGGCGGGGTATTCGTCCACGCCTCCGACATCCAATTGCTGGATGAAGCGACCGTGAACAAGGTGATCGACTGGCGTCCGGATATTGTGCTCGCCGCCGGCCCGCCGCTTTATCTCAAACGGCTCGCCAAGGCCGAGCGTGAAGGGGCCTGGGAAAACGCGGTGCGTCTTGCCCGTAGCATCGATGTGGTCATCCTCGATCATCACATAATGCGTAGCAGGGAAGGTCTCGTCTGGCTGGACACGCTATCGGAAACGGTAGGCAGAAAAGTGTATTGTGCCGCCGATTTCATGGGCAAGCCCAGGCGGCTGCTGGAGGCGGAGAGATCGCGGCTTTATCGAGAAATACCCGTTCCGGACGGATGGCACGAGGGATATGCCCAAGGCCGATTGGACCTCAGCGACTTTCTAGATGTTCTGAAGGATCGAGGCATGGGGTTCTAA
- a CDS encoding nucleotide-binding protein has translation MTRDRKLNRLLLGRRILVCGKGGSGKSTLVALMTAILQRKSYQVVVLDGDASNPEGLIRLLFGVGVEGEPKPLVEFFGGVNVVTCPVDDPSPLTRIDDERPVPEHRIDLHREISPEYYLRKGNTTLLQVGKIQTYGQGCDGPLEKVVRDFMIEGEALNLIDMKAGVEHFGRKIPDRRDIILGVLDYTLESVSIAKRMAEFCREAGIENFWLVLNKIGSEEVKSLLMEKLGHLKEKVIGSIAYDQKLIETGLSGNALGECRASTEVENIVNRLEQVVCSPGR, from the coding sequence ATGACTCGTGATCGTAAATTGAACCGGCTGCTCTTGGGACGACGGATATTGGTCTGCGGCAAGGGCGGGAGCGGAAAAAGCACCTTGGTTGCCCTGATGACCGCCATTCTGCAGCGAAAATCCTATCAGGTGGTGGTCTTGGACGGCGATGCCTCCAATCCCGAGGGGTTGATCCGCTTGTTGTTCGGCGTAGGCGTGGAAGGAGAGCCCAAGCCGCTCGTCGAATTTTTCGGGGGCGTCAACGTCGTCACCTGCCCGGTGGACGATCCGTCGCCGCTGACGCGAATCGATGACGAAAGACCCGTTCCGGAGCATCGCATCGATCTGCATCGGGAGATTTCTCCCGAATATTATCTGCGAAAGGGCAACACGACCTTGCTCCAGGTGGGAAAGATCCAAACCTACGGGCAAGGCTGCGATGGACCGCTGGAGAAGGTAGTGCGGGATTTTATGATCGAAGGGGAGGCGCTCAATCTCATCGATATGAAAGCGGGCGTCGAGCATTTCGGCAGAAAAATTCCGGATCGAAGGGATATCATTTTGGGCGTGCTGGATTACACTCTGGAATCCGTTTCCATCGCCAAGAGGATGGCCGAATTTTGTCGTGAGGCGGGCATCGAAAATTTCTGGCTGGTCTTGAATAAGATCGGCTCCGAAGAAGTGAAATCGCTACTCATGGAGAAACTGGGGCATCTCAAGGAAAAGGTGATCGGTTCCATTGCCTATGATCAGAAATTGATCGAGACGGGTTTGTCGGGAAATGCGCTCGGTGAATGCCGGGCCTCGACGGAGGTTGAAAATATCGTGAACCGGCTGGAGCAGGTGGTTTGTTCCCCGGGACGTTAA
- the feoB gene encoding ferrous iron transport protein B translates to MQNDSAKRFDPTEPTERTLVVGLAGQPNVGKSTLFNLLTGLSQHVGNWPGKTVERKEGVFLREGTRLRIIDLPGTYSLTANSEEARIVRDFIIHSQPDVVVMIADASALERNLYLLTELLALPVPVALGLNMMDVAEAEGIRIEPHVLEAALGLPVIPLVATQNKGVAELIGMAERLAREPGGYRPNRPQIAERHREVLAQVRAGLNKHIPAPYQKDWIALKLLEGDKEITDKVQSWLPRSDWSSISILLRKHEDAVLDIASGRYDWIARMVRAAVIHPRLGQISLTDHLDRIAVHPLWGFLVLLAIFVLIFGLTFAVAVPVQHWLDVLVIEQLQAWLAATLANAPTWLKDLLVHGVLGGAGIVVTFVPILIVFFAALALLEDTGYLARAAYVMDRFMHFLGLHGRSFLPLFLGFGCNVPAVMGARVIDSPSGRLLTILLAPLVPCSARLLILALLTPVFFGHWAAVVSAGLVLLNFLALAAIGIVLNHTLFRGRHAAFIMELPLYHRPRFRSIGYFVWNNTWAFLRKAGTIILLISVVVWALSHFPGPDVEHSYLARLGQGLTPLGQLMGMDWRLMVALLSSFIAKENAIATLGVLYGAGDDSRGLAETMAAIVSPASALSFLVVTMLFIPCVATVAVMHQETRSWRWTLFGVGLLLLIAMSAGIVVYQGAVWLGIGV, encoded by the coding sequence GTGCAGAATGATTCGGCGAAACGCTTCGATCCGACTGAACCTACCGAAAGAACGCTCGTGGTGGGGTTGGCCGGTCAGCCCAATGTGGGCAAGTCGACCCTCTTCAATCTTCTGACGGGCCTCAGCCAACACGTGGGTAACTGGCCCGGCAAGACGGTGGAGCGCAAGGAAGGGGTGTTTCTCCGAGAAGGAACCCGTCTGCGCATTATCGATCTGCCAGGGACTTACAGTCTGACCGCGAATTCCGAGGAAGCACGCATCGTGCGCGACTTCATCATTCATTCACAACCGGATGTGGTGGTGATGATCGCGGATGCGTCGGCTTTGGAGCGAAATCTTTATCTTTTGACGGAGTTGCTCGCGCTGCCGGTGCCGGTGGCGCTGGGACTCAACATGATGGATGTGGCCGAAGCCGAGGGGATTCGCATCGAGCCGCATGTGCTGGAGGCGGCGCTTGGGCTTCCGGTGATTCCCTTGGTCGCGACCCAAAACAAGGGCGTTGCCGAACTCATCGGGATGGCTGAGCGCTTGGCGCGGGAGCCGGGCGGATATCGGCCGAATCGGCCTCAGATCGCCGAACGCCATCGCGAAGTGCTGGCGCAAGTCCGCGCCGGGTTGAACAAGCACATTCCCGCTCCCTATCAAAAGGATTGGATCGCCCTCAAGCTGCTCGAGGGCGATAAGGAGATCACCGATAAGGTGCAATCTTGGTTGCCGAGGAGCGACTGGTCATCAATTTCGATCTTGCTCAGGAAACATGAGGACGCCGTGTTGGATATCGCCAGCGGCCGCTACGATTGGATCGCCCGGATGGTTCGTGCGGCGGTGATCCATCCGCGGTTGGGACAGATCAGTCTGACCGACCACTTGGACCGGATAGCCGTGCATCCGCTCTGGGGTTTTCTGGTATTGTTGGCGATATTCGTCTTGATCTTCGGGCTCACCTTCGCCGTCGCCGTCCCGGTTCAGCACTGGCTGGACGTATTGGTCATCGAGCAGCTTCAAGCCTGGCTGGCAGCGACGCTTGCGAATGCGCCAACGTGGCTTAAAGATCTGCTTGTCCACGGCGTTCTGGGAGGCGCGGGCATTGTGGTCACCTTCGTCCCCATTTTAATTGTTTTCTTTGCTGCCCTCGCCTTGCTGGAAGATACCGGTTATCTGGCGCGCGCCGCATATGTGATGGATCGTTTCATGCATTTTCTCGGCCTTCACGGCAGGAGTTTTTTGCCCCTGTTTCTCGGCTTCGGCTGTAACGTGCCCGCGGTGATGGGCGCACGCGTGATCGATTCGCCAAGCGGACGGCTTTTGACGATTCTGTTGGCGCCGTTGGTGCCCTGCAGCGCCCGCTTGTTGATATTGGCGTTGTTGACCCCGGTGTTTTTCGGCCACTGGGCGGCGGTGGTCTCCGCGGGGCTGGTGCTGCTGAATTTTCTGGCCCTCGCGGCCATCGGCATCGTCCTCAATCACACGCTGTTTCGCGGTCGGCACGCCGCCTTCATCATGGAACTGCCGCTCTATCACAGGCCCCGCTTCAGGTCGATCGGCTACTTCGTTTGGAACAATACCTGGGCTTTTCTGCGCAAGGCGGGGACGATCATTTTGCTGATCTCGGTCGTGGTCTGGGCGCTCAGCCATTTCCCCGGACCGGACGTCGAACACAGTTATCTGGCCCGCCTCGGGCAAGGCCTGACCCCTCTGGGTCAACTCATGGGGATGGATTGGCGCTTGATGGTGGCCTTGCTCAGCAGCTTTATCGCCAAAGAGAACGCCATTGCGACTTTGGGGGTTCTTTACGGGGCGGGGGATGACAGCCGGGGACTCGCAGAGACGATGGCGGCGATTGTATCTCCGGCTTCGGCCCTCTCGTTTCTGGTCGTGACGATGCTTTTCATCCCCTGTGTCGCCACGGTGGCGGTGATGCACCAGGAAACGCGAAGTTGGCGCTGGACGCTCTTCGGTGTGGGGTTGTTGCTGCTGATCGCTATGAGCGCCGGAATCGTCGTGTATCAGGGGGCCGTGTGGCTGGGAATCGGGGTGTGA
- a CDS encoding FeoC-like transcriptional regulator yields MLEKLLRIVVTRGTISSAELSRRLGVSPALAENMLHELTGRGYLKVVAGRCSVSCDRCLMYAMCQGDQRPRIWVLSRKGEQWLSSVDMRRGSALSGFR; encoded by the coding sequence GTGCTGGAAAAGCTTTTGCGCATTGTCGTGACGAGAGGAACCATAAGCAGCGCCGAGCTTTCCCGTCGCCTGGGAGTCAGTCCCGCGCTCGCGGAAAACATGTTGCATGAGTTGACGGGTCGAGGATATCTGAAGGTGGTGGCAGGAAGATGTTCGGTTTCCTGTGACCGCTGTCTGATGTATGCGATGTGCCAAGGGGATCAACGCCCCCGAATCTGGGTGCTTAGCCGCAAGGGCGAACAATGGTTAAGCTCTGTTGACATGCGGAGAGGAAGCGCTCTCTCCGGCTTCCGATGA